A window of Bacteroidota bacterium contains these coding sequences:
- a CDS encoding helix-turn-helix transcriptional regulator gives MKIKIIIEKTSDGFSAYAEKVSLPVGTMGDSIEEIRKNMIDALNLHQKHHHKALFKEADLDFQFDLASFFAYYKVINAKALGERIGMHQSLLAQYISGKKKPSTRQVERIMEGIQEVAHELIRLKIA, from the coding sequence ATGAAAATTAAGATAATTATAGAAAAAACAAGTGATGGTTTTTCTGCTTATGCAGAGAAGGTTTCGCTCCCTGTTGGTACAATGGGCGATTCAATTGAGGAGATTCGAAAAAACATGATCGATGCATTGAATCTTCATCAGAAGCATCATCATAAAGCTTTGTTCAAAGAAGCCGATCTGGATTTTCAATTCGATCTGGCGTCCTTTTTTGCATACTACAAAGTAATCAATGCAAAAGCACTTGGAGAAAGAATAGGCATGCATCAATCATTGCTTGCTCAATACATCTCCGGTAAAAAGAAACCTTCTACACGTCAGGTTGAGCGTATTATGGAAGGAATACAAGAAGTGGCACATGAACTAATTAGGTTGAAGATTGCCTGA
- a CDS encoding NERD domain-containing protein, whose amino-acid sequence MDAFEQIVGQLLVEEKYWVRHSVKIDLTPEEKRIINKPSTPRPEIDIVAYNTTTDTIYLLEVKSYLDSPGVVYEHVAIQQDEQAGRYKLLTAKNYRETLAKRLHQDWCKSGHIRQSTRISFGLIAGKIYRNRELELRKYFEKQGWLFWGPAEIKSRILLLPEKGYENNAVTIAAKILTRS is encoded by the coding sequence ATGGACGCATTCGAACAAATCGTTGGCCAGCTTCTGGTAGAAGAAAAGTATTGGGTTAGACATTCCGTAAAGATCGATCTTACTCCTGAAGAGAAAAGAATCATCAACAAACCTTCAACGCCAAGGCCGGAGATTGACATAGTGGCTTATAACACAACAACCGATACAATCTACCTGCTTGAAGTGAAGTCTTATCTGGATAGTCCCGGTGTTGTTTATGAGCATGTAGCAATTCAACAAGACGAACAGGCGGGCCGTTACAAGCTGCTTACCGCAAAGAACTACCGTGAAACACTCGCGAAACGGTTACATCAAGATTGGTGCAAATCCGGTCACATCCGGCAAAGTACAAGGATTTCATTCGGACTAATTGCCGGAAAGATTTACCGGAATAGAGAGCTTGAACTCCGGAAATACTTTGAAAAGCAAGGATGGTTGTTCTGGGGCCCAGCGGAAATCAAGAGCCGAATTCTACTGCTTCCTGAAAAGGGTTATGAGAATAATGCGGTAACGATTGCTGCTAAGATCTTGACCAGGAGTTAA
- a CDS encoding SBBP repeat-containing protein: MLAGNFTYDKDHEFFKLGLLIIISCFSFSKINAQTVKWAHAATSQGYEDGNAITADDSGNVYVSGQIEYTTHFDGGMQLSSNGIHDIFVGKYSPDGTLKWVRNAGGRGGDVGYGVAVDNLHNCYATGEIEDTAEFSSTVSLISAGGNDIFVSKYNTNGQLVWAKRFGSTESDKGYSLMTNSNGDVFLTGFYSAHIYFDNIHLTPAGLSDVYTLKMNSSGVVQWAKKGAGTGEDRGKGITFDNNGNIYVAGYFTNQATFSGTTITNNGTTGSFLVKYDANGQLIWIKSNCCGTSEYDGIAIDENGFVYTTGYFEGSVTIGNTTLTSSGNSDILIVKYDPSGNIMWAKKAGGPYEDMANGITLDSMNHMVYITGQLDDHGYFDTHYAGAAGNRDVFIAAYDLNGNCQWVKPYGGTQRDIAYGITSDPDGNILCTGIYTGNATFGSYNLAGNLLSDYFIEKVSPAPVNQPTIAASNLGISNTNCKDLFLNFTPGNGIGRIIIAHEGSAVHQIPVNGTNYVANSIFGSGDNLGSGNYVVYKGSGNSVTVGGLTEGITYYFSVFEYNGAGNLTSYLTTNPPVGSKSSGTYSVNAQASSNTLCVSDTVTLTASGGGNYTWSPASGLSATSGNNVFAFPVSSTIYTVTTTINGCQVQNELTLSVNPLPAVILTLNNSICENASPFVLTGGSPAGGEYIGNGISNGTFDPSLSGDGLIPVMYSHTDGNGCSNSAFSSITVNQLPIVTFLINDSVCENESPIVLSGGLPLGGVYTGNGVTSGFFDPSISGTGNIPVAYSYTDNNGCSNSETSSITVNPIPIVTLLPNNSICENGSPVTLSGGFPNGGVYSGPGVVSGIIDPAISGIGSIPILYTYTDGNGCSNSAASTIDVNPTPVVSFSISFSLCENSSPLLLSGGSPLGGVYAGNGVLSGSFYPALTGSGSFPLTYSYTDNNGCSDSSTASIIVLPPPTVSIGNDTSICDDNSIPLNAGTGFSSYTWSDGSTLSSLTIDSSGTGTGTTEVFVIVENSSGCMNSDTVQITFSVCTGIDAETANPANHIYPNPFTKTFYMLLGQQATVYIYDISGKQVEEHLRVVGNVELGEDLSTGLYTIIIFQKDKKTILRVIKNSN, encoded by the coding sequence ATGTTAGCAGGTAACTTTACATATGACAAAGACCATGAATTTTTCAAATTAGGGTTATTAATAATTATTTCATGCTTTTCTTTTTCTAAGATAAATGCCCAAACAGTAAAATGGGCCCATGCAGCGACATCACAAGGTTATGAAGACGGGAATGCGATAACTGCGGATGATTCCGGAAATGTGTATGTCTCAGGGCAGATTGAATATACCACACATTTCGATGGAGGAATGCAACTTTCTTCCAATGGGATACACGACATCTTTGTTGGTAAATATTCACCTGACGGAACATTAAAATGGGTACGCAATGCAGGCGGTCGTGGAGGAGATGTTGGTTATGGAGTTGCTGTTGACAATTTGCATAATTGCTATGCAACCGGTGAAATTGAAGACACTGCTGAATTCTCTTCGACGGTTTCGTTGATTTCAGCAGGCGGGAATGACATCTTCGTCAGCAAGTACAACACGAATGGGCAACTCGTATGGGCCAAACGATTTGGAAGTACAGAAAGCGACAAAGGTTATTCACTGATGACGAATTCCAACGGTGATGTTTTTCTTACCGGATTTTATTCTGCGCATATTTATTTCGACAATATTCACCTTACTCCTGCTGGTCTTTCTGATGTTTATACATTGAAAATGAATTCAAGCGGTGTTGTTCAATGGGCGAAGAAAGGTGCAGGCACAGGAGAAGATCGCGGTAAGGGAATCACCTTTGATAACAATGGAAATATATATGTGGCAGGTTATTTTACCAACCAGGCAACGTTCTCCGGCACCACAATAACAAACAACGGCACAACCGGTAGTTTTTTGGTAAAGTATGATGCAAATGGTCAATTAATATGGATTAAAAGTAATTGCTGCGGTACATCAGAATATGACGGCATAGCAATCGATGAAAATGGATTTGTGTATACTACAGGTTATTTTGAAGGTTCAGTTACTATCGGAAATACAACCTTGACCTCTTCGGGCAACTCTGATATTTTAATTGTCAAATATGATCCTTCAGGAAATATTATGTGGGCGAAAAAAGCAGGCGGTCCTTACGAAGATATGGCGAATGGGATTACGCTGGATTCGATGAATCACATGGTCTACATTACCGGGCAACTTGACGATCACGGATATTTCGATACACATTATGCAGGAGCGGCAGGCAACAGGGATGTATTCATCGCCGCATATGACCTGAATGGAAATTGTCAATGGGTAAAACCATATGGTGGTACACAGAGAGATATAGCCTACGGAATCACCAGTGATCCGGATGGGAACATTTTATGTACAGGGATTTACACCGGAAACGCGACTTTCGGGAGTTATAATTTAGCTGGTAATTTACTTTCTGATTACTTCATTGAAAAAGTTAGTCCTGCTCCAGTCAATCAGCCAACTATTGCAGCCTCGAATCTCGGTATAAGCAATACAAATTGCAAAGATCTGTTTTTAAATTTTACTCCGGGCAATGGTATAGGTAGAATTATTATCGCGCATGAAGGTTCAGCTGTACATCAAATACCGGTGAATGGAACAAACTATGTTGCAAATAGTATTTTCGGGTCAGGAGATAATCTGGGAAGCGGCAACTATGTTGTTTATAAAGGCAGCGGTAATTCCGTGACAGTTGGCGGACTAACAGAAGGTATAACATATTACTTTTCTGTTTTTGAATACAACGGAGCCGGAAATTTAACTTCTTATCTGACAACAAATCCTCCCGTCGGATCAAAAAGCAGTGGAACATATTCAGTCAATGCTCAGGCTAGTTCGAATACTCTTTGCGTAAGTGATACCGTAACACTAACAGCTTCAGGAGGCGGAAACTATACATGGTCTCCGGCTTCCGGTTTGTCCGCGACAAGTGGAAATAATGTTTTTGCTTTTCCGGTATCCTCTACCATTTACACTGTTACTACAACGATCAATGGATGTCAGGTTCAGAATGAATTGACACTTTCTGTCAATCCATTACCTGCCGTCATCTTAACACTCAATAATTCCATTTGTGAAAACGCGAGCCCCTTTGTTCTCACAGGTGGATCACCAGCAGGCGGCGAATATATCGGCAATGGCATTTCAAACGGAACTTTCGATCCTTCACTTTCCGGTGATGGGCTAATTCCTGTTATGTATTCGCACACCGATGGTAACGGATGTTCCAACTCAGCGTTCTCTTCAATCACAGTAAATCAATTGCCGATTGTAACATTCTTAATAAATGATTCAGTCTGTGAAAACGAAAGTCCGATTGTTTTGAGTGGAGGACTACCCTTGGGAGGAGTTTACACCGGGAACGGGGTGACATCCGGCTTTTTTGATCCATCAATCTCCGGCACGGGAAATATTCCTGTTGCGTATTCATATACCGATAACAATGGTTGCTCAAACTCTGAGACCTCTTCGATCACAGTTAACCCAATACCTATTGTTACACTTTTACCAAATAATTCAATCTGCGAAAATGGTAGTCCGGTTACCCTAAGCGGTGGATTCCCTAACGGAGGAGTTTACAGTGGCCCCGGAGTTGTATCCGGAATCATTGATCCGGCGATATCCGGCATTGGAAGCATTCCGATTTTGTACACATACACCGATGGAAACGGATGTTCAAATTCTGCTGCTTCAACAATAGATGTAAATCCAACTCCGGTTGTTTCATTTTCAATATCTTTTTCACTTTGTGAAAACAGTAGTCCGCTCCTGCTCAGCGGTGGATCACCCTTAGGAGGAGTCTACGCTGGAAACGGAGTATTGTCAGGATCTTTTTATCCTGCACTGACAGGAAGCGGATCTTTTCCTCTTACATATTCCTACACCGATAACAATGGTTGTTCCGATTCATCTACTGCATCTATTATCGTGCTTCCACCACCAACCGTTTCAATTGGAAATGATACGAGCATTTGTGATGATAATTCAATTCCATTGAATGCCGGAACAGGTTTTTCTTCATACACATGGTCCGATGGCTCCACTTTGTCATCACTCACAATTGACAGCAGTGGAACCGGAACCGGAACCACAGAGGTCTTTGTGATTGTCGAGAACAGCTCCGGTTGTATGAATTCAGATACGGTTCAAATTACATTTTCTGTATGTACCGGAATTGATGCTGAAACTGCAAATCCTGCTAATCACATTTATCCGAATCCATTTACCAAAACTTTTTATATGCTCCTTGGCCAACAGGCAACTGTTTATATTTATGATATCAGCGGAAAGCAAGTAGAAGAACATCTGAGGGTAGTTGGCAATGTAGAATTAGGAGAAGATCTTTCCACAGGATTGTATACAATTATTATTTTTCAGAAAGACAAAAAGACGATCTTGCGGGTAATTAAAAATAGTAATTGA
- a CDS encoding HAMP domain-containing histidine kinase has translation MIKSQKQFTENASHELQTPLAIIKTRMDVLMQDVHLSEESIEQIQEIEKAVNKLSHLNKSLLLLTKIENGQFNEYSYIELAALTDKTILAFEDSIRNKSISLTKDYSSSVELNMNPILADILISNLLQNSIRHNWENGVVKIKITENCFSISNSETRYGKRRNAFLIALQNLILQLSPLA, from the coding sequence ATTATAAAAAGTCAAAAACAGTTTACGGAAAATGCTTCACATGAGTTACAAACTCCTTTGGCAATTATTAAGACGAGAATGGATGTTTTAATGCAAGACGTTCATTTATCTGAAGAAAGTATAGAGCAAATTCAGGAAATCGAGAAGGCTGTAAATAAACTTTCACACTTAAACAAATCACTTTTGCTTCTTACAAAAATCGAAAACGGGCAATTTAATGAATACTCTTACATCGAATTAGCAGCCCTCACAGATAAAACAATACTTGCATTTGAAGACAGCATAAGAAATAAATCTATTTCACTTACAAAGGATTACAGCAGCTCAGTAGAATTAAATATGAATCCAATTCTGGCCGATATACTTATTTCTAATCTCTTACAAAACTCAATTCGGCATAATTGGGAAAATGGAGTAGTTAAAATTAAAATAACGGAAAATTGTTTTTCAATTTCTAATTCCGAAACCCGCTATGGGAAAAGAAGAAATGCTTTTTTAATCGCTTTACAAAATTTAATCCTGCAGTTGAGTCCATTGGCTTAG
- a CDS encoding type II toxin-antitoxin system HicA family toxin, whose amino-acid sequence MKYNEFLRILKKDGWYILRVEGSHHIMAHPTKKCTITVPVHGSKEIGKGLANKILKAAGLK is encoded by the coding sequence ATGAAGTACAATGAATTTCTGAGGATTCTTAAAAAAGATGGGTGGTACATTCTAAGAGTTGAAGGCAGTCACCATATCATGGCTCATCCTACAAAGAAATGCACAATCACAGTACCGGTACATGGAAGCAAGGAAATTGGAAAAGGGCTAGCGAATAAAATACTTAAGGCTGCAGGACTAAAGTAA
- a CDS encoding transposase, producing MPNAYQIHKQEGAYFMTLTTVEWVDVFIREKYKQMLCDSMNYCVEKKGLEIFCYVIMTSHIHLNARAKNSDLSNVMRDFKKFTSGTLINEIRLGRESRKEWLLKIFEQGGEKQTKKSAHQLWQYNNHAEEVYSPTFTLSKIKYIHNNPVMEGIVEFPEQYYYSSARDYAGLKGPVKVSVINLHNLFY from the coding sequence ATGCCAAATGCCTATCAGATACACAAACAAGAGGGCGCCTATTTCATGACATTGACCACTGTTGAATGGGTCGATGTATTTATCAGAGAAAAATATAAGCAGATGCTCTGTGACAGCATGAACTACTGCGTAGAAAAAAAGGGATTGGAAATATTTTGTTATGTCATTATGACCAGTCATATCCATCTGAATGCAAGGGCTAAGAATTCGGATCTGAGTAATGTGATGCGCGACTTTAAGAAATTCACAAGTGGTACGTTAATTAATGAAATCCGGCTTGGGCGAGAAAGCCGGAAAGAATGGCTGTTGAAAATATTCGAACAGGGTGGAGAAAAGCAAACAAAAAAATCTGCTCATCAGCTTTGGCAATATAACAATCATGCTGAAGAGGTTTACAGCCCCACATTCACCCTTTCGAAAATCAAATACATTCATAATAACCCTGTGATGGAAGGTATTGTCGAGTTTCCTGAGCAATATTATTACAGCAGTGCCAGAGATTATGCGGGACTAAAGGGACCGGTGAAAGTTTCGGTAATCAACCTGCACAATTTATTTTACTGA